From the genome of Homo sapiens chromosome 7 genomic scaffold, GRCh38.p14 alternate locus group ALT_REF_LOCI_2 HSCHR7_2_CTG1, one region includes:
- the LOC105375116 gene encoding TRIO and F-actin-binding protein-like, translating into MEEETKASSPRARKGRDPRLPVCSCAWRRKPRLPAPELAKAETPGSLCAPVHGGGNQGFQPRSSQRQRPQAPCVLLCMEEETKASSPGAHKRRDPRLPLCSCAWRRKPRLPAPELANAETPGSLCAPVHGGGNQGFQPRSSQRQRPQAPCVLLCMEEETKASSPRARKGRDPRLPVCSCAWRRKPRLPAPELAKAETPGSPWARTTGLSLRCLGRPAVPGSGMEPSRGARTSRPHRGNADHVPEATVVRSSISHGRLQPSGLLDSCGPDDASKGKRTQAGTAAAARVLAEAGLLLNCDVCRNRCFSRCWLLSSS; encoded by the exons ATggaggaggaaaccaaggcttcCAGCCCCAGAGCTCGCAAAGGCAGAGACCCCAGGCTCCCTGTGTGCTCCTGTGCATggaggaggaaaccaaggcttcCAGCCCCGGAGCTCGCAAAGGCAGAGACCCCAGGCTCCCTGTGTGCTCCTGTGCATggaggaggaaaccaaggcttcCAGCCCCGGAGCTCGCAAAGGCAGAGACCCCAGGCTCCCTGTGTGCTCCTGTGCATggaggaggaaaccaaggcttcCAGCCCCGGAGCTCACAAACGCAGAGACCCCAGGCTCCCTCTGTGCTCCTGTGCATggaggaggaaaccaaggcttcCAGCCCCGGAGCTCGCAAACGCAGAGACCCCAGGCTCCCTGTGTGCTCCTGTGCATggaggaggaaaccaaggcttcCAGCCCCGGAGCTCGCAAAGGCAGAGACCCCAGGCTCCCTGTGTGCTCCTGTGCATggaggaggaaaccaaggcttcCAGCCCCAGAGCTCGCAAAGGCAGAGACCCCAGGCTCCCTGTGTGCTCCTGTGCATggaggaggaaaccaaggcttcCAGCCCCAGAGCTCGCAAAGGCAGAGACCCCAGGCTCCCCGTGGGCCAGGACCACTGGCCTTTCCCTCCGCTGCTTGGGGCGTCCTGCAGTACCGGGCTCAGGGATGGAACCCTCACGCGGAGCCAGGACGAGCAGGCCACACAGAGGGAATGCCGACCACGTCCCTGAAGCCACAGTG gtaagaagcTCCATCTCCCACGGCAGATTGCAACCGTCAGGGTTGTTAGATTCGTGCGGACCGGACGATGCGTCTAAAGGAAAACGGACCCAGGCAGGAACAGCAGCGGCCGCCCGAGTGTTGGCAGAAGCAGGCCTGTTGCTGAATTGTGACGTTTGTAGAAATCGCTGTTTTAGCCGCTGTTGGCTCCTCTCAAGCTCCTGA